One genomic window of Cellulophaga sp. Hel_I_12 includes the following:
- a CDS encoding tetratricopeptide repeat protein, with the protein MIKQITFLILTFVSINVIGQNAEELNEQSKKLIEQQKFEEAIPILKQAAELGNAEAQYNLGYSYRAGVGVEPNTEKGIEWFAKSADQGFNDGLYQMMMAYGNGDGVEQDYKKAFDFGLECAENGDGTCMWNIVNCYYSGMGVEKNMDKMLEWATKLGKLENPENLTKSGYITSTRLQLAQMYRDGGELEKDLFKSYQWFLIFNEFKKDFSYIQQQQIVKEIQELETKLTSDQKANGQKEAEKLLRRPLKNMENLYKAEL; encoded by the coding sequence ATGATTAAACAAATAACGTTTCTAATTCTGACTTTCGTAAGCATTAATGTAATTGGACAAAATGCGGAAGAATTAAATGAACAGTCAAAAAAATTAATTGAACAACAGAAATTTGAAGAAGCTATTCCTATTTTAAAACAAGCTGCTGAATTAGGAAATGCAGAAGCTCAATATAATCTAGGTTACAGTTATCGTGCTGGAGTTGGCGTTGAACCGAATACAGAAAAAGGAATTGAATGGTTTGCTAAATCGGCTGACCAAGGATTTAACGATGGACTTTATCAAATGATGATGGCATATGGAAATGGAGATGGAGTTGAGCAAGACTATAAAAAAGCTTTTGATTTTGGGCTAGAATGTGCTGAAAATGGAGACGGAACTTGCATGTGGAATATAGTTAATTGTTACTATTCTGGGATGGGAGTAGAGAAAAATATGGATAAAATGCTGGAATGGGCAACTAAACTTGGAAAGTTAGAAAATCCTGAAAATTTGACTAAAAGTGGTTACATAACTTCTACTAGATTACAACTTGCTCAAATGTACAGAGATGGTGGAGAATTGGAAAAAGACTTATTTAAAAGCTATCAATGGTTTTTAATATTCAATGAGTTTAAGAAAGACTTCTCTTACATTCAACAACAACAGATTGTAAAAGAAATACAAGAATTAGAAACTAAATTGACTTCTGACCAAAAAGCGAATGGACAGAAAGAAGCCGAAAAATTATTGCGCAGACCATTGAAAAATATGGAAAACCTATACAAAGCCGAATTATAA
- the ygiD gene encoding 4,5-DOPA dioxygenase extradiol, producing MKLDVLNKLTEPMSKTAKMPVLFLGHGSPMNAIEENEFVTGFRNIAKGIPKPNAILCVSAHWETKGTFVTAMQNPPTIHDFGGFPKELFAVQYPAPGSPDLAKETKTLITKTEIVLDDKWGLDHGAWSVIKHLYPNADIPVIQMSIDYSQSPQYHYELAQQIKSLREKGVLIIGSGNMVHNLGMVEWKRLNETFGYDWAIEANEKMKKFILSGDHKQLINFRSQGKAFDLAIPTPEHYLPLLYSLALKDDKDDVSLFNDKAVAGSLTMTSVKIG from the coding sequence ATGAAATTAGACGTATTAAATAAGTTAACAGAACCAATGAGCAAAACGGCTAAAATGCCTGTTTTGTTTTTGGGGCACGGCAGTCCGATGAATGCCATAGAAGAAAATGAATTTGTAACGGGCTTTAGAAATATCGCCAAAGGAATCCCAAAGCCCAATGCGATTTTGTGTGTGTCGGCTCATTGGGAAACCAAAGGAACTTTTGTTACGGCAATGCAAAATCCACCTACTATTCACGATTTTGGCGGCTTTCCGAAAGAATTATTTGCTGTACAATATCCTGCACCGGGAAGTCCCGACTTGGCAAAAGAAACCAAAACACTCATCACAAAAACAGAAATAGTATTAGATGATAAGTGGGGTCTCGACCACGGTGCGTGGAGTGTGATAAAACATTTGTATCCGAATGCAGACATTCCTGTTATTCAAATGAGTATTGATTACAGCCAATCACCTCAATATCATTACGAATTGGCGCAGCAAATTAAATCGCTTCGTGAAAAAGGCGTGCTGATTATAGGTAGTGGGAATATGGTTCATAATCTCGGAATGGTTGAGTGGAAACGATTGAACGAAACCTTTGGATATGATTGGGCAATTGAAGCAAATGAGAAAATGAAAAAATTTATTTTAAGTGGCGACCATAAGCAGCTTATCAATTTCCGTTCGCAAGGAAAGGCGTTTGACTTAGCCATCCCTACACCTGAACACTATTTGCCTTTGCTTTATTCGTTAGCATTAAAAGACGATAAAGATGACGTGAGTTTGTTTAACGACAAAGCAGTGGCAGGTTCATTAACTATGACATCTGTTAAAATAGGCTAA
- a CDS encoding type II toxin-antitoxin system HigB family toxin: protein MRVIAKRTLRDFWTKHADSEQQLTAWYRETEKSEFKNLNELKIEYPSASILKDNRIVFNIKGNRYRLIVKFNFEYQICWIRFVGTHAEYDKINANEI from the coding sequence TTGAGAGTAATAGCGAAACGGACTTTAAGGGATTTCTGGACAAAGCATGCGGATAGTGAACAACAATTGACCGCCTGGTACAGGGAAACTGAAAAATCTGAATTTAAAAACTTGAATGAGCTGAAAATCGAGTATCCGAGCGCAAGCATATTAAAGGACAATCGAATTGTTTTCAACATAAAAGGCAACCGATACCGTTTAATCGTAAAATTTAATTTCGAGTATCAAATCTGTTGGATTCGCTTTGTTGGAACGCATGCCGAATATGACAAAATAAACGCAAACGAAATTTAA
- a CDS encoding DUF4265 domain-containing protein: protein MPNSRMTETEKKYEKILFKYHSNVLEELTVETMWCEIIDEENGIYKLDNIPFYGPLIATDDEFYAKFEESEQMLTYQKTTKFSGNSIVLVMILQNGFDKEIIRNRFKELKCTSEGLNDSYFSMEILKDINYFEIKKMLTEYENDGILEYSEPCLSEKHQADLKKITRHNNGYN, encoded by the coding sequence GTGCCTAATTCCAGAATGACAGAAACTGAAAAGAAATACGAGAAGATTTTATTCAAATATCACAGCAATGTTCTAGAAGAATTGACTGTAGAAACAATGTGGTGTGAAATAATTGACGAAGAAAATGGCATTTACAAATTAGATAATATTCCGTTTTACGGACCATTAATCGCAACCGACGACGAGTTTTATGCGAAATTTGAGGAATCAGAGCAAATGCTGACTTATCAAAAGACAACTAAGTTTTCAGGGAACTCTATAGTTTTAGTTATGATATTGCAAAATGGGTTTGACAAAGAAATTATAAGAAATCGATTTAAGGAATTGAAATGCACATCGGAAGGACTTAATGACTCATATTTTTCAATGGAAATTTTAAAAGACATTAATTATTTCGAGATTAAAAAAATGCTGACGGAATATGAAAATGACGGAATTTTAGAATATTCAGAACCGTGCTTATCGGAAAAACATCAAGCGGATTTAAAAAAAATAACTAGGCACAACAACGGCTATAATTAA
- a CDS encoding ClpXP adapter SpxH family protein: MESNNNNPLLCDIETGMCEMPDSSKTEQEASFSKSSQKPVKVIYYTDPICSSCWGIEPQLRKLKLEYGNSIEIEYRMGGLLPDWSYNSGGISKPSDVAHHWDEVSAHYDMPIDGDVWLEDPLNSSYPPSIAFKAAQMQSEEKAVEFLREIREMVFLQKKNIAKWEHLETAAKSVGLDVAQFKTDNEGRAKELFQEDLKLGKELGVRGFPTMFFVDETGNKEFVYGTKPYAFYEMAILKLAPSSSKAEYSKTWETLFAKYSSLTAKEFAELSGTPRKGSEQFLDELDAKGKLKKLTTKNGSIWKLK, from the coding sequence ATGGAATCAAATAACAATAATCCGCTTTTATGCGATATCGAAACAGGAATGTGTGAAATGCCTGATTCATCAAAAACGGAGCAGGAAGCTTCATTTTCTAAATCATCACAAAAACCTGTAAAGGTTATTTATTACACCGACCCTATTTGTTCATCGTGTTGGGGTATAGAGCCACAATTACGTAAACTGAAATTGGAATATGGAAATAGTATTGAAATTGAATATAGAATGGGCGGCTTATTACCCGACTGGAGTTATAACAGTGGCGGAATTAGCAAACCATCGGATGTAGCCCATCATTGGGACGAAGTAAGTGCTCATTACGATATGCCAATCGATGGTGATGTTTGGCTGGAAGACCCTTTAAATTCTTCTTATCCGCCATCAATTGCTTTTAAAGCAGCACAAATGCAAAGCGAAGAAAAAGCCGTTGAATTTCTCCGAGAAATAAGAGAAATGGTTTTCTTACAAAAGAAAAATATTGCCAAATGGGAGCACTTGGAAACAGCAGCTAAAAGTGTAGGCCTGGATGTTGCACAATTTAAAACCGATAACGAAGGCAGAGCAAAAGAATTATTTCAAGAAGATTTAAAATTGGGAAAAGAACTTGGCGTAAGGGGCTTTCCTACTATGTTTTTTGTGGATGAAACAGGCAATAAGGAGTTTGTTTACGGAACAAAACCGTATGCGTTTTATGAAATGGCCATATTGAAATTAGCCCCATCGTCTTCAAAAGCAGAATACAGTAAAACCTGGGAAACCTTATTTGCCAAATATTCTTCACTTACTGCAAAAGAATTCGCTGAATTGTCAGGAACACCAAGAAAGGGAAGCGAGCAATTTTTGGATGAATTAGATGCAAAAGGAAAATTGAAAAAACTCACGACTAAGAACGGTTCTATATGGAAACTAAAGTAA
- a CDS encoding type II toxin-antitoxin system HigA family antitoxin — MKIAPIRNEKDYQSAIKRLELIFDATKGSENGDELEILSILIDRYENENFPIGMPDPIEAIKFRMEQMGMKQKDLAEVVGFKSRVSEILSKKRKLTLDMIRKINTTLHIPTEVLIQDY; from the coding sequence ATGAAAATAGCACCTATTAGAAACGAAAAAGACTATCAGAGCGCAATAAAGCGACTCGAACTAATTTTCGATGCCACAAAAGGCAGCGAAAATGGAGACGAACTCGAAATTCTATCGATTTTAATCGACCGATACGAAAATGAAAACTTCCCCATAGGAATGCCAGATCCTATTGAGGCCATCAAATTCCGAATGGAACAAATGGGAATGAAACAAAAGGACTTAGCAGAGGTCGTGGGATTTAAAAGCAGGGTAAGCGAAATTTTGAGCAAAAAGCGCAAACTGACTTTGGACATGATAAGAAAAATTAATACGACATTGCATATTCCAACGGAAGTTTTGATACAAGACTATTAA
- a CDS encoding YceI family protein, protein METVAKTTTKWVLDPTHSELTFKVRHMMITNVKGEFKNFSVAVDGDDILKSSLNVSIDASSINTNNNDRDNHLKSADFFDVENHKELLFKSTSFKQKDDDEYELKGILTIKGNSKEVALEVDFGGINKDPWGNEKAGFSLEGKINRKDWGLNWNAALETGGVLVSEEVKIFGELQFVKQS, encoded by the coding sequence ATGGAAACAGTAGCAAAAACAACAACAAAATGGGTTTTAGACCCAACTCACAGTGAACTTACTTTCAAAGTAAGACATATGATGATTACTAACGTAAAAGGTGAGTTTAAAAACTTTTCTGTTGCAGTAGATGGAGACGATATTTTAAAATCTTCATTAAATGTAAGCATAGACGCTTCGTCTATCAACACGAACAATAATGACAGAGATAATCATCTAAAATCAGCCGACTTCTTTGATGTGGAAAATCACAAAGAACTTTTGTTCAAAAGTACTTCATTCAAACAGAAAGATGATGATGAATATGAATTGAAAGGAATTCTTACCATCAAAGGAAATAGTAAAGAAGTAGCCCTCGAAGTAGATTTTGGCGGCATCAACAAAGACCCTTGGGGAAATGAAAAAGCGGGTTTTTCTTTAGAAGGAAAAATAAACCGCAAAGATTGGGGACTTAACTGGAACGCAGCTTTGGAAACTGGTGGTGTGCTGGTAAGTGAAGAAGTGAAAATCTTCGGTGAACTTCAATTTGTAAAGCAATCTTAA
- a CDS encoding glucose 1-dehydrogenase — translation MKNKVIIITGAGMGLGLATAKELASKGANLVLVDYNEKGLADAKAEISKEFPNVKIINVVADVSKEEAVQNYVNEAVKAFGRIDGLYNNAGIEGKQASITEYDVNIFKKVIDINLMGVYYGMRYVIPVMQKQKFGRIVNVASVGGIRGVLNQMPYVASKHAVSGMTKNAALEYGRDGILTNAIAPGAILTPMVAEAFKQVNPSDPKAAETEYAQRNPTKRLGQPHEVAKLVSFLLSEDNGYVSGQTIAIDGGESNIYGNS, via the coding sequence ATGAAAAACAAAGTAATAATAATCACAGGTGCCGGTATGGGACTTGGGTTAGCAACAGCAAAAGAATTGGCTTCAAAAGGTGCAAACCTTGTATTGGTTGACTACAACGAAAAAGGTTTGGCAGATGCAAAAGCGGAAATCTCAAAAGAGTTTCCGAATGTGAAAATTATCAATGTGGTGGCTGATGTATCAAAAGAAGAAGCCGTTCAAAACTATGTAAATGAAGCGGTAAAAGCATTCGGAAGAATTGACGGGCTTTACAACAATGCGGGAATTGAAGGAAAGCAGGCAAGCATTACCGAGTATGATGTAAACATCTTCAAAAAGGTGATTGACATCAACCTGATGGGTGTGTATTATGGAATGCGTTATGTAATTCCTGTAATGCAAAAGCAAAAATTTGGTCGTATTGTGAACGTGGCATCAGTTGGTGGTATTCGTGGAGTGCTTAACCAAATGCCTTATGTGGCAAGTAAACACGCTGTGTCGGGTATGACAAAAAATGCAGCTTTGGAATATGGCAGAGACGGAATCTTAACCAATGCCATTGCACCTGGAGCTATCTTAACACCAATGGTCGCAGAAGCATTCAAACAAGTTAATCCATCTGACCCTAAAGCAGCAGAAACCGAATATGCTCAACGTAACCCGACCAAACGACTTGGGCAACCACACGAAGTAGCCAAATTAGTTTCTTTTCTTTTAAGTGAAGACAACGGCTATGTAAGCGGACAAACAATTGCGATTGATGGTGGCGAATCAAATATTTATGGCAACTCATAA
- a CDS encoding AraC family transcriptional regulator, whose product MDEDEATKISASPDEPHQHDFEELIIGMEGQLEHFIDFENTLLDAPLVSFVTKGKVHRVIPKLKNGKCDMWVMRFKSEFIPEITFQLYANYHNHAMLKLPNDYCFNRLTTICEIINGEIQQENPDLSVVRHLLSALFIMIESERNKITPNETAISTTQNTTLQNFLQILEENYQRPVGVEFYAEKLFMSARNLNLICKNILQQTVTEIIETRKLIEAKNQLTHSAKNISEIGFDLGFNEKAYFTNVFKKRTGLTPSEFREEMKKLLS is encoded by the coding sequence GTGGACGAAGATGAAGCAACTAAAATCAGTGCTTCACCAGACGAACCGCACCAACACGACTTTGAAGAGTTGATTATCGGTATGGAAGGTCAATTAGAACACTTTATTGATTTTGAAAACACATTACTTGACGCACCTCTTGTAAGTTTTGTCACAAAAGGAAAAGTTCATCGTGTTATACCAAAATTAAAGAACGGCAAGTGCGATATGTGGGTAATGCGATTTAAAAGCGAGTTTATCCCTGAAATCACTTTTCAGCTTTATGCAAATTACCACAACCACGCAATGCTAAAGCTGCCAAACGACTATTGCTTTAACCGTTTAACTACAATATGCGAAATTATAAACGGAGAAATCCAGCAGGAAAATCCAGATTTGAGTGTAGTAAGACATTTGCTAAGCGCTTTGTTCATTATGATAGAATCGGAAAGAAATAAAATTACACCCAATGAAACCGCAATAAGCACTACTCAGAATACCACACTTCAAAACTTTTTGCAAATACTTGAAGAAAATTATCAGCGGCCTGTAGGCGTAGAATTTTATGCTGAAAAGTTGTTTATGTCGGCAAGAAATTTAAATCTTATTTGTAAAAATATCCTTCAGCAAACAGTAACTGAAATCATTGAAACAAGAAAATTGATAGAAGCCAAAAATCAGCTAACACATTCAGCAAAAAACATTTCAGAAATTGGATTTGACCTTGGATTCAATGAAAAAGCCTATTTCACCAATGTGTTTAAAAAAAGAACAGGGCTAACTCCTTCTGAGTTTCGTGAAGAGATGAAAAAGCTCCTTTCCTGA